The DNA window CCACCCGGGCGTCGTCGGCGTAGCCGTCCCGGATCGCCCGGCGCACGGCGCGGCGGGTCTCCTCGCTCTCGCCTCGCAGGACACCGATGCCGATGTCGCCGCGACGCAACTGCACGATCATGAATCCAAGGCCGCACAGAATGAACACGACGCCGGCCAGCACGAGCACGCTGCTCATCTCAATCACCTCCGTGAATGCCGGAGGTGCCCACCGGGCGGCGCTTTCATGCGCGGTCCGCAAGTGTCTCCGGCTACCAGCGGGAATCCCTTAAAGCGGGTGATGTCGTGCAGTGTTCCTGCTGGTGGCCACTACGCTGCGGCACCCCGTCAAGGTAGGCGACGTCCACCGGCAGGGGCGGGCCATCGGTGACGTTGGTGGTAACGAACGTCTGCCACCTCCCGACGGTGGTGGTCAGGCCGGCCGGGCCGAGCGGCATGCGCCCGGCCGGGCTCTCGTGCGGCACGGCGATGCCGCCGGCGGCCGCGCGCGGCGGGACGGGCCTCACCAGCCGTTTTCGCGCGCGATTGTCCATGATGGATTCCTGCTGTGTGGCCCCGGATCCTGTGCAAATGATCATATGGCGTCCGGCCCCCACGACCTCCGCTATTCGATCATCATTACATCGCCATCGAGCGATGGCCGCGTGTTGTGCTCCTGAGGTTCGCCGACGGCGGAGGGCGCCCGGCGATCGGCGTTCCGCCGAGCCCGGATCTGAGGAACACATTCCATGAGGAACACAAGGGCCCGGGGGCGGGCCGCACTGCTCACCGCGGCACTGCTGGGAGCGAGTCTCGTTCCAGCAGGCGCCGCACAGGCCGTCGGTGGTGGAGCACCGGCCACGGACGCAGGGCTCGCATTCAGCGTCAAGATCACCTTCGGTGACCTGGTGCGCTCATGTACGGGCACACTCGTCAACCGCTGGTGGGTGCTCACCGCCGCATCGTGCTTCGACGACGGCAGCGGGGTGGCCGCCGGAGAACCGAAGCGGGCGACCACGGCGACGATCGGCCGGCTCGACCTGACCGGCACCGGGGGACAGGTCCGCACGGTGCGGGCCATCGTCCCGCATCCAGACCGGGATCTGGCCCTGGCCCGGCTGACCGACGAGGTCACCGGCATCACCCCGGTGACCATCTCCCCCACCGCACCGGCCACCGGGGAGACACTCGTCGCCGCCGGCTACGGCCGGACCGCCGACACCTGGTACCCGACCAAGCTGCACACCGGCGACTTCACGGTTACCGCTACCGGCGCCGGCACCCTCGACATCACCGCCGCCGACAAGGCGACGATCTGCAGGGGCGACGCGGGCGGGCCGCTGCTGCGCCGCACCGGCAGCACCTACCAGCTGGTCGGCGTGCACTACCGCTCGTACCAGGGCGGCTGCCTCGGTGAGACCGCCACCCGCCGCGACGCGGCGGAGACCCGCGTCGACGACCTGGCGTCCTGGATCACCACGACCGCGAAACTGCCGAACTCGCTGCAGGTCGGCGTCACCGACACCCGCGTCGCGGTACGCCAGGGCGACTACGGCACCCGGGTCAAGGACGGCGGGCTCAGCGCCAGCTGGACGAACCTGCTCGCCGACGCCAAGGACATCGTCGTGGTCGGCGACCGCATCGGTGTGCTAACCCACAGCGGTGCTGCGTACGTCAAGGACGGCGCCACCAGCGTGCCCTTCGTCAAGGTCTTCGACGGTGTGAAGAAGCTCGTGCTCTCCCCGAACCGGGTCGGCGTCCTGACCGCCGCCGGCGGCCTCGCCAAGGTCAAAGAGGGCGGCCTGAGCACCAGCTGGGTCGACGAGTACACCGGCGTGCACGATCTGGCGATCACTGACACCCGCATCGCCATCACCGCGGGCCTCAACCGCGTGATGATGATTAAGGAAGGTGGCCTCAGCGCCGACTGGCATGAGCCACTGATCCAGGTCGGGACCGGTCTGGAAGGCGTCACGCTTTCCGGTAACCGCGTCGGCAGGTATGGCTTGAACAGGTCCGCCCGGGTGTACGAGGGCCCGATCGACTGGAGCGGACGTACCTACGACCTGGTGTCCTCCGGCGCCAAAGAACTGGTCCTCAAGGACGACCGGGTCGGTCTGCTCACCACCGACGGCGTCGCCAAGGTCAAGGAAGGCGCGCTGGGCAACGAATTCGTCACCCAGTACACCGGCGTACGCGACCTCGACGTCAGCGGCAGCCGCGTCGGCGTCGTGACCATCGACGGTTCGGCGATTGCCAAACACGGCGGCCTCAGCGCCCTGTGGACCCCCGTCTGGTGACAATCACCCCTTCGTCAGGAAGTACACACCGATGCGTAAATCATTGAAGCTCGCCGCCGCCGCAGCAGGAGCCCTCGCCGTCGCCCTCGGCTTCGCCGGACTGCCCGCGACCGCCGACGACGCCGCCGACACCCCCACCTCCGTCGTCGAGGACCACAGGTACCCCGGCGCCGCCCGCATCCTCGCCGAGCAGAACGTCAAGCTGCTCACCGGCGACGGCAACATCCTGTTCGTCGACTGCGACACCCCGGTCACCGGCGACATCGGCTTCATCGAGGTCTACACCACTGAGATCGACGTCAACGCCGGCAACGCCCTCTGCTTCCGTGTCAACGGAACCAAGGGCCTGCTCAACATGGAGATCCCCGCCGTCTTCGAGATCCGCGGCGACGGCCAGAAAGAGGGAACCGGCCACGACATCACCGCCACCATCCGATCCGACGGCGAAGCCGCCCGCGTCGTCCCCGTCGACCCCGACGGCAGCACCCAGGTCGGCATCACCGAAGACCCGCCCCGGCCGCCGGCCACCCTGCTCCAGCTGAAAGTCACGGGCTGACCCCACTCATGAGAAGCACGACGGCCTCCGGCCGTCGTGCCCTCCGTCATGCCCCCGAACCGGAAAGGAGCCCCGAAACCATGACTTTGCGATGGAGACGATGGACCGCCGGCCTGGCGACCGTCGTGATGGTGACCTCGGCGTCCGCGGCGGTGAACGGCCCCGTGCACGCCGCGGAGACGGCCGTGGAACCGGCCGACCGCGCCGCGGTCGTCCAGATGTGGCAGAACGGCGGCGTGCTCGTCGCACCGGCCGCCGAGAAGGCACTGCTCGGCAGTGACGACGACGTCCGGGCGTTCCTGAACCAGGTCGATACGCTCCAGGCCCTCGACGACCGGATCATGGTGAACCGGGTCCTCGGCGGCGGCGGCCCGACCGTACGCGCCGAGGCGCAGAAGGCGCTTGACTCCGGCCAGTTGATCACCTTCCTGACCGAAGGCTGGCAGACCGCCCTGAACGTGGACCAGCGGGTACGGGTCAACCAGATGATGGCGGCGGGCGGCGCCCAGGTGCGCGCCGCCGCGCAGAAGGCCCTCGACGCCGACGCCACCGGACCCGAGGTCGAGGAGGTCGACGACACGCCGCAGGGCCCGCTGGACATCTTCCTGGCGTCGGGCTGGCAGAAGCCGTTCGAACTCGACCAGCGCATCAAGGTCAACCTGATCCTGACGAAGGCACCGACCGGTTCGAACGTACGCCGACTGGCCCAGCGGGCCCTCGACGCCGGCGATGTCGACGCGCTGACCTCCTTCCTGGACAGTCAGCACGCCATCGCCGCCGCCCGTGACGAGGAGGCCACCGCGATCACCGACCTGGTCGGTGCCGCCGAACGGGCCAGCGCGCGTTCCGCGGAACTCATCGAGACGGCCAAGGAGGAGGGTGCCAAGGCCGCCACGGCAGCCGCCGCCGCGAAGGCGTCGGCGCAGGAGGCGCTGGCCGCCATGCGGGAGGCCCAGGACAACGCAGAGGACGCCGCACGCGCCGCACGCCGGGCCGCCGACGCCGCACGCAAGTCCGCCGACGCCGCCGCACAGGCTATCCAGGCATCCCAGGCCGCCGTCGCCGCAGCCCGCGACGCCGCCGCGGCCGCCTCCCGCGCGGTCGCCGCCGCAGCGGCGACCCGGCGCGCCGCCAACCGCGCCTACAAGGCCGCCGCCGACGCCGCCCGCGACAAGAACAAGGCCGCCGCCGCGCTGACCGCGGCGTCCGACGCGGAGAAGGCCGCCGCGCTCGCGACCAGGGCCGCGGATGCGGTCGCCAAGGCCGAGACCGTCCTGGTCAAGGTCAAGGACGTCGTCGCGGCCGCCGACAGCGCCAGCGGCAACGCGGCTAACGCCGCCGCGGCCGCCGAGGACGCCCTCGCTCAGGCCCGCGCCACCGGTGTGAACGTCGCGGAGGCCGAAGCGGCCGCCCGGCGTGCCCGCTCCCAGGCCGCCCGCGCGAACCGGGCGGCCAGCGCCTCGGTCAGGTACGCGCAGGCGGCCGCGACCGCCGCCGGCAACGCCCGCGCGGCCGCTACCCAGGCGGTCACCAGTGCGCTTGCCGCCGCCAAGGCCGCCAAGGATGCCGCCGGTCATGCCGGCGACGCCACCAAGGCCGCCAACGCGGCGACCGCGGCGGCAAACGCGGCCACCCAGGCCGCCGACGCCGCCGTCACCGCGGCCAACAGCGCCTACGCCATCTACGAGGCGGCACGAGCGGTCGACGCCGAGCGGCTGGCGATCTTCACCGAGGACGGCACCGAGCAGGCCCACACCGAACTCGCCGCGTACCGGCAGTACCAGTCCCGCATCCGGTGGGACGCGCAGGAGGCCGCCAAGCGTAACGCCGAGACGAACCGGCTCATCGCCGAAGTCCGGGACCCGGCGACCGGCACGACGGCCGCCGTCGCCGCTGCACGCAAGGCTGCGCTGAGCCTCAACCAGACCGCTGGCCCATACACGCAGCAGGCTGCGGCGCGGGCCCTGGCCGGCACCGATGACGAAGTCGTCGAATTCGTCCGGACCGGGATCGACGTGGCGGCCGCCCGCGACGACCGCACCACCCTGGCCACGATGGCACAGACCGGCACCCTCGACCGGCGGGCGGCGGCCATCCGAGCCCTCGCGGGCTCCGACGCTGACGTCGCACGCTTCCTGGCCGAACAGAACTACCCGGAACGGTCCGTGGACGACCGGGTCGAGGTCAACCGGATCCTCGCCGAGGCGAAGACGAACGGGGACCCGGCCACGATCGAACACGCCCAGCGCGCCCTGGACGGCACCGACCAGGACCGCCGCGCCTTCCTGGCGACGGGACAGTTCGAGGCCGGTGCCAGCGACGATCGGGTCAAAGCCAACCGGATGCTGTCCAGCGAGGAGAGCGGCCCGGAGCTGCGCGCGGCAGCACAGATCGCGCTGGACGGTACGCCCGGCGCCCTGCACGAGTTCGTGACGACCGGCTGGTACGGCCCCGCCCAGAACGACTACGACGCGGTAGTGCACGAGCAGGAGATGCTCGCGCTGCTGGCACGGGCGTCCAATGCCGCCACCACCGCGAAGCAGAACGCCGAGGAGGCGCAGGCCGTCGCCGCGACGGCACGCGGCAAGGCCACCGAGGCGCAGCAGTGGTCCGCCAAAGCAGGTGAGACGGCGAAACTCGCGGCCACCTACGCCACCAAGGCCGTCCAGTCGGCGATCAAGGCAGAAGAGTCGGCCGTCAAGGCCGCGAAATCGGCGAAGA is part of the Actinoplanes missouriensis 431 genome and encodes:
- a CDS encoding S1 family peptidase — translated: MRNTRARGRAALLTAALLGASLVPAGAAQAVGGGAPATDAGLAFSVKITFGDLVRSCTGTLVNRWWVLTAASCFDDGSGVAAGEPKRATTATIGRLDLTGTGGQVRTVRAIVPHPDRDLALARLTDEVTGITPVTISPTAPATGETLVAAGYGRTADTWYPTKLHTGDFTVTATGAGTLDITAADKATICRGDAGGPLLRRTGSTYQLVGVHYRSYQGGCLGETATRRDAAETRVDDLASWITTTAKLPNSLQVGVTDTRVAVRQGDYGTRVKDGGLSASWTNLLADAKDIVVVGDRIGVLTHSGAAYVKDGATSVPFVKVFDGVKKLVLSPNRVGVLTAAGGLAKVKEGGLSTSWVDEYTGVHDLAITDTRIAITAGLNRVMMIKEGGLSADWHEPLIQVGTGLEGVTLSGNRVGRYGLNRSARVYEGPIDWSGRTYDLVSSGAKELVLKDDRVGLLTTDGVAKVKEGALGNEFVTQYTGVRDLDVSGSRVGVVTIDGSAIAKHGGLSALWTPVW
- a CDS encoding polymorphic toxin-type HINT domain-containing protein translates to MTLRWRRWTAGLATVVMVTSASAAVNGPVHAAETAVEPADRAAVVQMWQNGGVLVAPAAEKALLGSDDDVRAFLNQVDTLQALDDRIMVNRVLGGGGPTVRAEAQKALDSGQLITFLTEGWQTALNVDQRVRVNQMMAAGGAQVRAAAQKALDADATGPEVEEVDDTPQGPLDIFLASGWQKPFELDQRIKVNLILTKAPTGSNVRRLAQRALDAGDVDALTSFLDSQHAIAAARDEEATAITDLVGAAERASARSAELIETAKEEGAKAATAAAAAKASAQEALAAMREAQDNAEDAARAARRAADAARKSADAAAQAIQASQAAVAAARDAAAAASRAVAAAAATRRAANRAYKAAADAARDKNKAAAALTAASDAEKAAALATRAADAVAKAETVLVKVKDVVAAADSASGNAANAAAAAEDALAQARATGVNVAEAEAAARRARSQAARANRAASASVRYAQAAATAAGNARAAATQAVTSALAAAKAAKDAAGHAGDATKAANAATAAANAATQAADAAVTAANSAYAIYEAARAVDAERLAIFTEDGTEQAHTELAAYRQYQSRIRWDAQEAAKRNAETNRLIAEVRDPATGTTAAVAAARKAALSLNQTAGPYTQQAAARALAGTDDEVVEFVRTGIDVAAARDDRTTLATMAQTGTLDRRAAAIRALAGSDADVARFLAEQNYPERSVDDRVEVNRILAEAKTNGDPATIEHAQRALDGTDQDRRAFLATGQFEAGASDDRVKANRMLSSEESGPELRAAAQIALDGTPGALHEFVTTGWYGPAQNDYDAVVHEQEMLALLARASNAATTAKQNAEEAQAVAATARGKATEAQQWSAKAGETAKLAATYATKAVQSAIKAEESAVKAAKSAKTAVAAAKVANQAASDAAQSVAVAQAAYRRARADANRAIDAAERARASALAAGKDKQEAQRLYNEAVAHANKLIDQEVRAAVQAAQDQFGNCLRDAGPLPELQRECLRVFEPASIQLGRATKNKEFCNKWAQSDSVYYQNCVADTFNPNFMQNRAMDLLTAAALAFSQWGTLSMEFLLGVGLTAVCLGGLCSAALAAVGGAEASMGIGGMFTVWAEGALMRYAAGGVWSGVSGARLLGSINGAINKIRIPAILQRVSTPQKTVQANFARLVSTRALPSCLRRNSFVAGTPVLLADGTTKAIEDVRAGDRVLSTDPATGVTDAQTVTDLITGTGTKNLVELTVDTGDTTATVTATDDHPFWVADLDQWRNADELTAGQWLRTSAGTWVQVTAVQHSTRWTTVHNLTVTTHHTYYVLAGDTSLLTHNTDPCEDFPWQDIGGGWFESPASLLYGPASVHGHRIRHLMAHMGPDPDKEVHTVFDIGDDNLFAVLDEAWLRRGDAVYRDPPNAAFPNKLIIPMDRVIGTRGETHIMFIMKNENEIITAYPKTKLDGSRDDPTR